One genomic segment of Gammaproteobacteria bacterium includes these proteins:
- a CDS encoding potassium transporter, whose translation MQAITVGQGWTAVQRRAPVRAVLYMVGLLMILFSVSLLPPIAVAWWYDGDKVVAPFAKAMGAMLAMGLLCWLPVCRFKVDLRNRDGFVVVVAFWVLLSLLGAIPFMLAEHPHMHLVDAVFETVSGLTTTGATILSGLDDLPKAILYYRAQLNFLGGMGIVVLAVALLPMLGIGGMQLYKAETPGPMKDEKLTPRITETAKNLWYIYVGLNVICTLSFWAAGMSFFDAICHSFATLALGGFSTHDASIGYFHSSAIELISGIFSLVAAVNFALFFLAWRSRSLKAVFRDAEFKFCMGVMGGIIAATCFYLYYSGKFPLLDSIHHGFFQAASIITDNGLTTAGYPGDWPFVVPLLLLLGSFFGGCVGSTCGGIKAFRFLLLFKQSWREIQLLIRPSVQITVKVGNRPMPDRVMQAVWGFYFLYILSYCFFSLALATTGVDLVTAFGSVAGCLNNMGVGLGETSSNFAPLNDTATWLLTLSMLVGRLEIFPLLLLFVPRFWS comes from the coding sequence ATGCAGGCAATAACTGTCGGGCAAGGGTGGACAGCAGTTCAGCGACGGGCGCCGGTCAGGGCGGTGCTGTATATGGTCGGGTTGTTAATGATCCTGTTCAGCGTCAGCTTGTTGCCGCCTATCGCGGTGGCGTGGTGGTACGATGGTGACAAAGTGGTCGCGCCATTCGCGAAGGCGATGGGAGCAATGTTGGCAATGGGCCTGTTGTGTTGGTTGCCGGTATGCCGATTCAAGGTAGATCTACGCAACCGTGATGGTTTTGTCGTGGTCGTCGCGTTCTGGGTGCTACTCTCCTTGTTGGGCGCGATACCGTTCATGTTGGCTGAACATCCACACATGCACCTGGTGGATGCCGTGTTTGAAACTGTTTCTGGTTTGACGACGACGGGCGCTACCATTCTTTCCGGTCTTGATGATCTGCCTAAAGCCATTCTGTACTATCGGGCGCAACTGAATTTCCTGGGTGGGATGGGCATCGTGGTGTTGGCGGTTGCCTTATTGCCGATGTTAGGCATCGGTGGGATGCAACTCTACAAAGCGGAGACGCCGGGACCGATGAAGGATGAGAAACTGACGCCGCGCATCACCGAGACCGCCAAGAATCTCTGGTACATCTATGTCGGACTGAATGTGATTTGCACACTGTCATTTTGGGCAGCGGGCATGAGTTTCTTTGACGCCATCTGCCATAGCTTCGCTACTTTGGCGTTGGGCGGCTTTTCCACCCACGACGCTAGCATTGGTTATTTTCATAGCTCGGCTATTGAGTTGATTTCTGGTATTTTCTCGCTGGTCGCGGCGGTTAACTTCGCTCTGTTCTTTTTAGCATGGCGCTCACGCAGTCTCAAAGCCGTATTCCGCGATGCCGAATTCAAATTCTGCATGGGAGTGATGGGGGGCATCATCGCTGCGACCTGCTTTTACCTTTATTACAGTGGCAAGTTTCCCTTGTTGGATTCGATTCATCATGGTTTTTTCCAGGCGGCTTCCATTATCACTGACAATGGCTTGACCACTGCCGGCTATCCAGGAGACTGGCCGTTTGTCGTGCCTCTGTTGCTGTTGTTGGGCAGTTTCTTTGGCGGTTGTGTGGGATCGACCTGTGGCGGTATCAAAGCCTTCCGTTTTCTGTTGTTGTTCAAGCAAAGCTGGCGCGAAATTCAGTTACTTATTCGGCCTAGCGTGCAAATCACTGTCAAGGTTGGCAACCGTCCAATGCCTGATCGGGTCATGCAGGCGGTATGGGGATTTTATTTTCTGTACATTCTCAGTTACTGCTTTTTCTCGCTGGCGCTGGCGACGACTGGCGTGGATTTGGTGACAGCGTTTGGCTCAGTAGCAGGGTGTCTGAATAACATGGGGGTTGGGTTGGGTGAAACCTCGTCCAATTTTGCGCCCCTGAATGATACGGCGACCTGGTTGTTGACGTTATCGATGCTGGTGGGTCGCTTGGAGATCTTTCCCTTGTTGTTGCTATTTGTGCCGCGCTTTTGGAGTTGA
- a CDS encoding PilZ domain-containing protein, with protein sequence MSPTDSINADKRRLKRWYLIMYLRVYDQDTQELLGHIVDINKEGIRLVSDKPIALNRTFRLWLDVPKENSSHQRIFLDAESLWCGRDINPDFYDTGFRILNIGTSALLQLQLLIEEFKF encoded by the coding sequence ATGAGTCCCACCGATTCCATCAACGCCGACAAACGCCGACTCAAGCGTTGGTATCTGATCATGTACCTGCGAGTTTATGATCAGGATACCCAGGAGTTGTTAGGCCATATTGTAGACATTAACAAGGAAGGCATCCGCCTGGTCAGCGACAAACCGATTGCGCTGAACCGGACATTTCGTCTGTGGCTGGATGTTCCCAAGGAGAACAGTTCGCATCAGCGCATTTTTCTCGATGCAGAAAGCCTGTGGTGTGGCCGGGATATCAACCCGGACTTCTACGACACAGGTTTCCGTATTCTGAACATTGGCACCTCGGCGTTGCTGCAATTGCAATTGCTTATCGAGGAATTCAAGTTCTGA
- a CDS encoding acyl--CoA ligase — protein MKAKGERRGGEVKSRRGYTGKLPPTRFNMARYCLEAAVQVTPDKVALIVVSDAHAPVVEAECWTYRQLDDAVRRTAAGLHGLGLEPGARVMIRMGNTSDYALLFFGSIAAGCVPLPSSAQLTEEEADFLLADSGAQLLAVSDELAITPPPGVRVLHPADIAALRTGEPVDYADTATDDPAFLIYTSGTTGQPKGVLHAQRSAWGRRPMYQGWYGIRSNDVMLHAGAFNWTYTLGVGLTDPWANGATTVLYNGPRDVTVWPVLMEQFQATLFAAVPGLYRQILKYNDLHTFNLFSLRHGLTAGEALSVALLEQWRAVTGKELYEALGMSECSTYISSSPQAPVRPGSPGKVQPGRCVAALPVDREAGDEPLLPGEMGLLAVHRSDPGLMLGYWNRPDEEALVYRGDWFIGGDLAHFDADGCMFYHGRNDDVMNAMGYRVSPLEVEHCLSQHPAVLEVAVTELRVREQVSVIAAFVVPRDPDEPDGLDAAPLLNYAHEHLAAYKCPREIIFTDALPRTANGKVLRRELAQWRRSSVDGSSL, from the coding sequence ATGAAGGCGAAAGGTGAAAGGCGAGGAGGAGAGGTGAAAAGTCGACGGGGTTATACCGGCAAATTACCGCCCACGCGGTTCAACATGGCGCGGTACTGTCTGGAGGCGGCGGTGCAGGTGACCCCGGATAAGGTGGCGCTCATCGTGGTGTCCGATGCCCATGCGCCGGTGGTTGAAGCGGAGTGCTGGACGTATCGGCAACTGGACGATGCAGTGCGGCGAACCGCCGCGGGGTTGCATGGTCTGGGTCTGGAGCCGGGCGCGCGGGTCATGATTCGCATGGGCAACACCAGCGATTATGCTTTGTTGTTTTTCGGCTCCATCGCCGCTGGTTGTGTACCGTTACCCTCCTCCGCGCAATTAACTGAAGAGGAAGCGGATTTCCTGCTGGCGGATTCTGGCGCTCAATTACTGGCCGTGTCGGATGAACTGGCAATTACGCCGCCGCCCGGAGTTCGGGTTCTGCACCCCGCGGACATCGCGGCGTTGCGCACGGGCGAACCCGTAGATTATGCAGACACTGCCACCGATGATCCCGCTTTTCTGATCTATACCTCTGGCACCACCGGCCAGCCCAAAGGGGTATTGCACGCCCAGCGTTCCGCTTGGGGACGGCGGCCTATGTACCAAGGCTGGTATGGCATCCGCTCGAATGATGTGATGCTCCATGCCGGGGCGTTTAACTGGACTTATACCCTGGGGGTAGGTCTGACCGATCCCTGGGCGAATGGAGCGACAACGGTGCTGTACAACGGACCGCGTGATGTCACGGTCTGGCCGGTGTTAATGGAGCAGTTCCAGGCGACCCTGTTTGCCGCCGTGCCAGGGTTGTATCGGCAAATTTTGAAATACAATGATTTGCACACCTTTAACTTGTTTAGCTTGCGCCATGGGTTGACCGCGGGCGAGGCGCTGAGCGTAGCGCTGCTGGAACAGTGGCGGGCGGTAACCGGTAAAGAACTGTACGAGGCACTGGGCATGAGTGAGTGTTCCACCTATATCTCCTCATCGCCGCAAGCACCGGTTAGGCCGGGCAGTCCGGGCAAAGTCCAACCCGGTCGTTGCGTTGCGGCGTTGCCCGTCGATCGAGAAGCGGGTGATGAACCACTGTTGCCCGGCGAAATGGGTCTGCTGGCGGTGCATCGCAGCGATCCAGGCTTGATGCTCGGTTACTGGAATCGACCGGACGAGGAAGCGTTGGTATACCGGGGCGACTGGTTCATCGGCGGTGATCTGGCGCATTTCGATGCGGACGGTTGCATGTTCTATCACGGGCGCAACGATGATGTCATGAATGCGATGGGTTACCGGGTGTCGCCGTTGGAAGTGGAGCATTGCCTGAGCCAGCATCCGGCGGTTTTAGAGGTCGCGGTGACCGAATTGCGGGTGCGCGAGCAGGTCAGCGTGATCGCGGCTTTTGTTGTGCCGCGTGATCCCGATGAGCCGGATGGGCTGGATGCCGCACCGTTGCTGAACTACGCCCATGAACATTTAGCCGCCTATAAATGTCCCCGTGAGATTATTTTCACCGATGCGCTGCCGCGCACCGCTAACGGCAAGGTGCTGCGCCGAGAACTGGCACAGTGGCGGAGATCATCGGTCGATGGTAGCTCGTTGTAA
- the radC gene encoding DNA repair protein RadC, which translates to MSIRDWPDDERPREKLLQRGAAALSDAELLAIFLRVGVPGRSAVDLARDMLKQHGGLRQLLELDQAAFCATPGLGPAKFTQLQAVLELARRHLEDTLQRTDAIQSVADTRRYLMAKMRHHPHEVFSCLFLDNKHRVIQYEELFFGTIDSSAVHPRQVVKRALHHNAAAVIAAHNHPSGIAEPSRADEAITLRLKDALATVDVRLLDHVVVGDGQAVSLAERGVL; encoded by the coding sequence ATGTCCATTCGTGATTGGCCCGATGACGAACGTCCTCGGGAGAAGTTACTGCAACGGGGCGCCGCCGCACTTTCTGATGCTGAACTACTGGCGATTTTTCTACGGGTCGGCGTACCCGGCCGTAGCGCGGTGGATCTAGCACGCGACATGCTTAAGCAACATGGCGGTCTTCGCCAGCTGCTGGAACTGGATCAGGCCGCATTCTGCGCAACCCCTGGATTGGGACCCGCCAAGTTCACGCAATTGCAAGCCGTATTGGAGTTGGCTCGCCGCCACCTGGAAGATACCCTGCAACGAACCGACGCCATTCAAAGCGTGGCTGATACCCGACGCTATCTGATGGCGAAGATGCGCCATCACCCGCACGAAGTTTTTTCCTGCCTGTTTCTGGATAACAAGCACCGGGTCATTCAGTATGAAGAGCTGTTTTTCGGAACCATTGACAGTTCCGCCGTGCATCCCCGTCAGGTGGTGAAACGCGCTTTGCACCATAACGCCGCCGCAGTAATCGCGGCTCACAACCATCCTTCCGGGATCGCCGAACCGAGCCGGGCCGATGAGGCGATTACTTTGAGATTGAAAGACGCCCTGGCTACAGTTGATGTCCGCTTGTTGGACCATGTAGTGGTCGGCGATGGACAGGCCGTATCGCTGGCGGAGCGGGGGGTGTTATAG
- the prfB gene encoding peptide chain release factor 2 (programmed frameshift) — protein MQELNPYFNQIQDLQERCASLRGYLDFETRRERLIEVNRELQEPNIWNDPERAQALGKERAQLEAVVERLESLGRGLNESAELLTLAGEEGDEAAIAEVAHDLQQHEHIVANLEFQRMFSGELDSGNAFLDIQSGSGGTEAQDWAEMLLRMYLRWGERRGFNTELLEASPGEVAGIKSASVRFEGAYAFGWLRTETGVHRLVRKSPFDSGNRRHTSFAAVFVSPEIDDSIEVDINPADLRVDVYRASGAGGQHVNRTESAVRITHLPTGIVVQCQNDRSQHKNRATAMKQLKAKLYELEQQKRNTQAQALEDSKSDIGWGSQIRSYVLDQSRIKDLRTGVETGNTQAVLDGDLDDFIEASLKSGL, from the exons ATGCAGGAACTTAATCCCTACTTTAACCAGATTCAGGATCTCCAGGAGCGCTGCGCGTCCCTGAGGGGGTATCTT GACTTTGAAACCCGGCGTGAGCGGCTCATCGAAGTCAATCGTGAATTGCAGGAACCCAACATCTGGAACGATCCAGAGCGCGCCCAGGCTTTGGGCAAGGAGCGTGCGCAACTGGAAGCGGTCGTGGAGCGCTTGGAAAGCCTCGGTCGTGGCCTGAACGAATCTGCTGAATTGCTCACGTTGGCCGGCGAGGAAGGCGATGAAGCCGCGATTGCCGAAGTCGCGCACGACCTGCAACAACATGAACACATCGTTGCCAATCTGGAATTTCAACGGATGTTCTCCGGCGAGCTGGATTCCGGCAATGCTTTCCTCGATATCCAGTCCGGTTCTGGCGGCACTGAAGCGCAGGATTGGGCGGAGATGCTGTTGCGCATGTACCTGCGCTGGGGAGAGCGGCGCGGCTTCAACACCGAGTTGCTGGAAGCCTCGCCAGGTGAAGTCGCGGGCATCAAAAGCGCCAGCGTCCGTTTTGAAGGCGCTTACGCGTTCGGCTGGCTGCGCACGGAAACCGGCGTTCATCGCCTGGTCCGCAAATCGCCGTTTGATTCGGGCAACCGTCGCCATACCTCATTTGCTGCGGTCTTTGTCTCCCCGGAAATTGATGACAGCATTGAAGTGGACATTAATCCAGCCGATTTGCGCGTCGATGTCTACCGCGCTTCTGGCGCCGGCGGCCAGCACGTCAACCGCACTGAATCCGCGGTGCGCATCACTCATCTGCCCACCGGTATTGTGGTGCAATGCCAGAATGACCGCTCCCAACACAAGAACCGCGCTACCGCCATGAAGCAACTTAAGGCCAAGCTCTATGAACTGGAACAGCAAAAGCGCAATACTCAGGCTCAGGCGCTGGAAGACAGTAAATCCGACATCGGCTGGGGTAGCCAGATTCGCTCGTATGTCCTGGATCAGTCGCGTATCAAGGACTTGCGTACTGGCGTCGAGACCGGCAATACCCAGGCCGTGCTGGATGGCGACCTGGATGACTTCATTGAAGCCAGTTTAAAGAGCGGACTGTAA
- a CDS encoding patatin-like phospholipase family protein, giving the protein MSSLSLFLHRLPWVIILLLGFGIAPIPNIVATAEAAKDRLHIGLVLGGGGARGIAHVGVLKTLEEMRVPIDCIAGTSMGSIIGGLYASGMTPEQMEETLSQIDWPEVFKDGPPRADLPFRTKQEQRVLIDATVGLNAKGVTLPKGLLEGQNLLLLLEELSLPAASIHDFDQLRIPYRAVATDLVTGEPVVLGSGELAKAMRASMSIPSALAPVELDGKILVDGGVSNNLPIDVVRKLCRPDVVIAVDVGAPLASASELNSVLSVTNQLTTILTVRNVIEQVKTLGKKDILITPDLQDVSSIDFDRFSDAFRFGYIAAQGKRSDLNRLSLSPDGYRAYLATLPPVPGSDQPVIDFIRINNGSRLSDQVIEQQLQIKPGDRLDPQKLNRNLNEIYGMGDFQRVNYTLVKEHSQTGLVVEVVPKDIGTDTLQLGLFLGANLKGDSTFDISAAYMMSELNDLGGQWRNFIQLGSNIALFSDFYQPLDADQGYFIDPYLRYEQYNLDLFNGIYGESSSFRIYRNEVGLSIGRNLKHWGRLSLGLHYARGRNDLRLGQPSDYEGQFDDAGYSLRWEADTLDNIGFPNSGYAADLTFRDSLTALGADQNLSTLRLNYTHAYTWGKYSIIPRIYLAGRLAGDMDIQNLFLLGGFLNLSGYQPAHLSGEYAALGEVIFMYRLDSASSAFTIPLYAGGSLEVGGVWNKYRDIDFDSLIPAGSLFLGVDTPLGPFYFAGGYAEGGNTSMYMLLGKLF; this is encoded by the coding sequence ATGTCCAGTTTAAGTTTATTCCTTCACCGATTGCCCTGGGTAATCATTTTATTGCTGGGATTTGGCATTGCGCCGATTCCAAATATTGTCGCAACCGCCGAAGCTGCCAAGGACCGTCTGCACATTGGGCTGGTGCTGGGTGGCGGCGGCGCTCGCGGCATAGCCCATGTCGGCGTGCTCAAGACCCTGGAGGAGATGCGCGTTCCGATTGATTGTATCGCCGGCACAAGCATGGGTTCGATCATCGGTGGGTTGTATGCATCAGGCATGACGCCCGAGCAGATGGAGGAGACGCTCTCGCAGATCGACTGGCCGGAAGTCTTCAAGGATGGTCCGCCGCGCGCGGATCTGCCTTTTCGCACGAAACAGGAGCAGCGGGTGCTGATTGACGCCACTGTAGGTTTGAATGCTAAAGGCGTCACCTTGCCCAAAGGTCTGCTTGAAGGTCAAAATTTGTTGCTGTTGCTGGAAGAGCTGTCGCTACCGGCGGCGAGCATTCATGATTTCGATCAGCTGCGCATTCCCTATCGGGCAGTCGCTACCGATTTGGTGACCGGCGAACCGGTTGTACTCGGTTCTGGCGAACTGGCGAAGGCGATGCGTGCGAGTATGTCCATCCCCAGCGCCCTGGCGCCGGTGGAGCTGGATGGAAAAATCCTGGTGGATGGCGGTGTTTCCAACAATCTGCCCATCGACGTTGTCCGAAAACTCTGCCGTCCCGATGTCGTTATTGCCGTGGATGTCGGCGCGCCTCTGGCGTCGGCGAGTGAACTGAATTCCGTCTTGTCGGTCACCAATCAACTCACTACCATCCTGACCGTGCGTAATGTCATAGAACAGGTCAAGACCTTGGGAAAGAAGGATATCTTGATCACGCCGGATCTTCAGGATGTGTCCAGCATCGATTTTGATCGTTTCTCGGATGCCTTCCGCTTCGGTTATATCGCTGCCCAGGGCAAAAGAAGCGATCTAAACCGATTATCTCTCTCTCCAGACGGTTATCGGGCTTACCTCGCCACCCTGCCGCCGGTGCCAGGTTCCGATCAACCAGTCATCGATTTTATTCGCATTAATAACGGCTCTCGACTGTCCGATCAAGTGATTGAGCAACAATTGCAGATTAAGCCTGGCGACCGGCTTGATCCACAGAAGCTCAATCGCAACCTGAACGAAATTTATGGTATGGGCGACTTCCAGCGGGTTAACTACACGCTGGTTAAAGAGCACAGTCAAACCGGCCTGGTTGTCGAAGTTGTACCCAAGGATATCGGCACGGATACGTTGCAGCTCGGGTTGTTTCTCGGCGCCAATCTCAAGGGCGATTCGACATTTGATATCAGCGCCGCCTACATGATGTCGGAACTCAACGACCTGGGCGGTCAATGGCGCAATTTCATCCAACTAGGCAGCAATATCGCCCTGTTCAGCGATTTCTATCAGCCGTTGGACGCCGATCAGGGATATTTCATCGATCCCTATTTGCGTTATGAGCAGTACAATCTGGATTTGTTTAATGGCATCTATGGAGAAAGCAGCAGTTTCCGGATCTATCGCAATGAAGTGGGCCTCAGCATTGGCCGCAACCTGAAGCATTGGGGACGCTTGTCCCTGGGATTGCACTATGCTCGGGGTCGCAACGATCTGCGTCTGGGTCAGCCTTCCGACTATGAGGGACAGTTTGACGATGCGGGTTACTCGCTGCGCTGGGAAGCAGATACGCTCGACAACATTGGTTTCCCCAATTCAGGTTATGCTGCTGACCTGACTTTTCGCGATTCGCTGACCGCTCTCGGCGCCGACCAGAATCTCAGCACTCTGCGCTTGAACTATACCCACGCCTACACTTGGGGCAAGTATTCGATCATTCCCCGCATCTATCTAGCCGGACGGCTGGCGGGCGACATGGACATTCAGAATTTGTTTCTGTTGGGCGGTTTTCTGAATCTGTCCGGTTATCAACCCGCTCACCTGTCTGGCGAATACGCTGCGCTTGGCGAGGTGATTTTTATGTACCGGCTGGATAGCGCTTCCTCAGCGTTTACCATACCGCTCTATGCGGGCGGATCGCTGGAAGTCGGCGGCGTGTGGAATAAGTATCGGGATATCGACTTTGATTCATTGATTCCGGCGGGCAGTCTGTTCCTGGGCGTGGATACCCCACTGGGTCCCTTTTATTTCGCGGGTGGTTACGCCGAGGGAGGCAATACGTCGATGTACATGTTGCTCGGCAAACTGTTTTGA
- a CDS encoding potassium transporter produces the protein MVGLLMILFSATMLPPIAVAWWYDGYDVVTPFAETLGATLGFGLLCWLPVCRLKADLRNRDGFVVVVAFWVLLSFLGAIPFMLAEHPHMRLVDAVFETASGLTTTGATILSGLDALPKAILYYRAQLNLLGGMGVVVLAVALLPMLGVGGMQLYKAETPGPMKDEKLTPRITETAKNLWVIYFGLNVACALSFWAAGMSLFDAVCHSFSTLALGGFSTHDDSIGYFHSLNIELISGIFTLIAAVNFALYFMALRAGSLRVVFQDAEFRFFLAVIGGIVAVTCAYLYFSGAFPLWESLHHGFFQSLSIVTSNGHTTASYSDWPFFVALLLLLGSFFGGCVGSTCGGIKAIRFLLLYKQSVREIRLLIRPTAQIAVKLGNRPIPDRVMQAVWGFYYLYIFCYCALSLALVGTGLDLVTAFGTAAAGLNNMGVGLGGTASNFSSISDTATVLLTVSMIVGRLEVFPVLLLFHPDFWK, from the coding sequence ATGGTAGGGTTGTTGATGATTTTGTTCAGCGCCACCATGCTGCCGCCCATTGCGGTCGCCTGGTGGTATGACGGCTATGACGTAGTCACCCCTTTTGCGGAAACTCTCGGGGCAACCCTGGGATTCGGGCTACTCTGTTGGTTGCCGGTGTGCCGGCTCAAAGCAGACCTGCGCAACCGGGATGGTTTTGTGGTGGTCGTTGCGTTTTGGGTGTTGCTGTCCTTCCTGGGCGCGATACCGTTCATGTTGGCTGAACATCCACACATGCGTCTGGTGGACGCGGTGTTTGAAACCGCTTCCGGTTTGACGACGACGGGCGCCACCATTCTTTCCGGTCTCGATGCGTTGCCCAAAGCTATTTTGTACTATCGGGCGCAACTGAATCTGCTTGGCGGCATGGGGGTAGTGGTATTAGCAGTCGCCTTGCTGCCCATGCTGGGGGTGGGCGGGATGCAACTCTACAAGGCGGAGACGCCGGGGCCGATGAAAGATGAGAAACTGACGCCGCGCATCACCGAGACCGCCAAGAACCTCTGGGTGATCTACTTCGGTTTGAATGTAGCCTGTGCGCTGTCGTTTTGGGCGGCCGGTATGAGCTTGTTTGATGCGGTTTGTCACAGCTTTTCCACTTTGGCGCTTGGCGGATTTTCCACCCACGATGACAGTATCGGCTATTTCCACAGCCTGAATATTGAACTGATCTCGGGAATCTTCACCTTGATCGCCGCAGTTAATTTCGCGCTGTACTTTATGGCCTTGCGCGCCGGTAGCCTGCGGGTCGTGTTTCAGGACGCGGAGTTTCGGTTTTTCCTGGCCGTGATCGGCGGAATTGTCGCGGTTACTTGCGCGTACCTCTATTTCAGCGGCGCATTTCCGCTGTGGGAGTCGCTTCATCATGGCTTTTTCCAGAGTCTTTCCATTGTGACCAGCAATGGTCATACAACGGCTAGCTATTCGGACTGGCCGTTTTTCGTTGCCTTGTTATTGCTGTTGGGCAGCTTTTTCGGCGGTTGCGTTGGATCGACCTGCGGCGGCATCAAGGCAATCCGTTTTCTATTGTTGTATAAACAGAGTGTGCGCGAGATCCGGTTGCTGATTCGCCCCACCGCGCAAATCGCCGTCAAATTGGGTAATCGCCCGATTCCTGATCGGGTCATGCAGGCAGTGTGGGGATTTTACTATCTCTATATTTTCTGCTACTGCGCCCTGTCGCTGGCGCTAGTGGGGACGGGCCTGGATCTGGTGACAGCATTTGGCACCGCAGCAGCGGGGCTGAATAACATGGGAGTCGGGCTTGGAGGCACCGCGTCGAATTTCAGTTCAATCAGCGACACCGCGACTGTGTTGTTGACCGTGTCCATGATCGTCGGTCGGTTGGAGGTGTTCCCGGTGTTGTTATTGTTCCATCCGGATTTCTGGAAATAA
- a CDS encoding YbhB/YbcL family Raf kinase inhibitor-like protein — MKLTSPVLRDRQSIPADYAFGVADPEQHVVLGSNTNPPLAWSELPPETQSLVLICHDPDVPTQADDVNQEGRQVPADLPRTDFYHWILVDLPPTPDHILAGEFSEGVAPRGKPGPEAPRGARQGINNYREWFASDPAMAGRYFGYDGPCPPWNDSIVHHYIFTLYALDVERCPVEGDFTGPDVLAAIAGHVLDQASLTTTYSLNPAVPA, encoded by the coding sequence ATGAAACTGACCAGCCCCGTTCTGCGCGACCGCCAATCCATCCCCGCTGATTATGCCTTTGGCGTTGCTGATCCTGAACAGCATGTCGTGCTAGGCTCCAACACCAACCCGCCGCTGGCTTGGAGCGAGTTGCCGCCGGAAACCCAATCCTTGGTTCTGATCTGTCATGATCCGGACGTGCCAACCCAAGCGGATGATGTGAATCAGGAAGGGCGGCAGGTGCCGGCCGACTTGCCGCGCACCGACTTCTACCACTGGATCCTGGTCGATTTGCCGCCGACGCCCGATCATATTCTGGCCGGCGAATTCTCGGAAGGCGTCGCCCCAAGAGGCAAACCGGGACCGGAAGCCCCACGCGGCGCGCGTCAGGGCATCAACAATTACCGGGAATGGTTCGCCAGCGATCCGGCCATGGCGGGCCGCTATTTCGGTTATGATGGACCCTGCCCACCCTGGAATGACAGCATTGTTCACCACTATATTTTCACTCTGTACGCGCTCGATGTGGAACGCTGCCCTGTAGAAGGCGATTTCACCGGCCCGGATGTGCTGGCCGCGATAGCAGGTCATGTGCTGGATCAGGCCAGTCTGACAACCACGTATAGTCTCAACCCGGCCGTACCGGCTTGA